CCAATATCCGAGCTGCCGCCGATCACCAGAATTGATTTCGTGCCGGTCATCAGATTCCAAGCCGTGCTGAAAGATGCGACGCAAGGCGCGTGGCCGCCCCGGTCTGCTGGCGGATGTCCCGCAAGGCCGCGAGGCCGGGATATCCGGATTCGAATGTCGCGCGGGATTGCCGCGCGTCCTTGGCAAGGTAGAGCCGGCCGCCGGCATCGACCACCAGCGCGTCGAGCTCATCAAGAAACGCGAACAGCGTATCGCTGATCGGAAAGTCCATCGTCAGAGTGTAGCCGCGCAGCGGAAACGACATCGGTCCGCCGCCGTCGCCGAGCTGCTTGAGCACCGCAAGAAACGACGCATCGCCGCGCCGGGATACCCGATCCAGAATGTCGGCAAGCACGCGACGTGCGTGCTTGAGCGGGATCACGCATTGATATTGCACGAAGCCGCGCCGGCCGTAGATCCTGTTCCAATCGGAGATCGCATCGAGCGGGAAGAAGTACGGATGCCAATGGACGAGCCGCTGCTTACCCTGATGCGCAGCACCGCGGCGGAAATACAGCTCGTTGAATGCCCGCATCGACGTGCGATTGAGCAACCATCCGGGAAACAGCTCCGGCACCGACAACCGCGACGCACGAAGGCTGGGAAAGGCCTCGAGGTCGGGCCGCAGCATCTCCATGTCGCGGCGCGTGGCATGCTCGGCCAGATAGACCAGCGAGCGTCCGAGCGCCGCGCCGCGCGCAAGGCAGTCGATCCAGGCCACCGAATAGGTGGAGGACGCGTTGCTTTCCAACTGATCGATCGCCGCGTCGAGATTGCCGGCGACGCGTGTGTCCTGCCGCAGCCAGGCGGTCTCGATCGGGAGCAGTTGCAATGTCGCGTCGAGGATCATGCCGGTCAGGCCCATGCCGCCCAGCGTCGCCGCGAACAGCGCGGCATTTTCCGACCTCGAGCAAGAGACGATCTCGCCGCCCGGCAGCGCGAGGCGGAATGAGCAGACGATCGTGCCGAAGCCGCCGTCGCGATGGTGGTTCTTGCCGTGCACGTCGGCCGCGATCGCGCCTCCGACCGTCACGAATTTGGTGCCGGGCACGACTTTCAGGAAGAAGCCGCGCGGCTCGAACGCGGCAAGAATGTCGGCGATGGTCACGCCGGCTTCGACCGTCAATTGGGCGGTCGCCGCATCGAAGCTTCGCATCCGGTTCAGGCCGCGCGAGGAAATCGTGGCTTGCGTGCCGATCGCCGCATCGCCATAGGCGCGGCCCGCCCCGCGCGCGATGACACCGGACCGCGCCAGCAGTTGACCCCGTGCGTCACCGGGTGTCTGCGGCGCCAGCAATTCGGTCGACAGCTTGGGATAGTTGCCCCAGCCGGAGAGGCGCGTCTCACCCGGATTGGAGGGCGCTGTCGCGCGTTTTGGTAAGGCGGCCGCCGGCATCGCTAGATGGCGGCGAGCATGATGACGCCGATCGCGCCAAGCGCGGCCCAGCTGGCGCGATCGCGGAGCGCGAACATCACGGGATCATCATCGATCAATCCGCGCTGCGCGAACAGCATGACGCGCCCAATCCAGTACATCAGGATCGGACAGCAGACCCAGAGCAGTTGCGGATGGCTGTAAAGCGCGCGAACCGTGTCGGACGAGATGTAGAGCGTGAAGATCACGACGGCGTTGAAGCCTGATGCGGCGGCGAGGATCGCGACCATCGACTTATCTTCGATCCGGTAGCCACGCGCTGCCAGCACGGCGCCGTCCGGTTGGCCGGCGAGCTCGATATGGCGCTTCACCAGCGCCAGCGACATGAAGATGAACAGCGAGAACGCCAGCAGCCATTCCGACATCGGCACGCTGATCGCGACCGCGCCGCCGATCACGCGGACGGTGTAAAGCGTCGCCAGCACGACGACGTCGACGATCGCGATGCGCTTGAGCCACAGCGAATAGGAGGTGGTCAACGCAAAATAGCCGAGCAGGACACCGCCGAACCCGACCGATATGGACAATGCGATCGCGAACGCTGTGACCAGCGCCAGGGCCATCGCGGCGGCAGCTTGCGACGCCGCGATAGCGCCGCTTGCGATCGGACGGCTGCGCTTGGCCGGATGGGCGCGGTCAGCCTCGACGTCGAGAATGTCGTTCAGGATGTAGGCGGCTGACGCACAGAGCGAGAATGCGACCACCGCGAGCAGCGACGTCGCCGCCGATCCCGGCGCAAATTTATGCGCGGTCAGCAGCGGCACCAGCACGAGCGCGTTCTTGGCATATTGATGCACCCGAAGCAGCTTCAGCCAGCTGCGTACACCGGCCGGCGCGGGTGCAGCCGGGGCGGATCGCGCGGGGCGCGCCACGCGTGACGCAAAGCCGGGCAGCGTCACCGCCTCACGGCCGATGTAATCGAAGCCCTGCAGGAGCACGGGCGGCAGGTCTTCGTTCTGTGCCGGCGATCGGGCGTCCGGTGCGGCAGCCCAGGCCGTGAAGACGCCAAGATGCTGGGCAACAGCGCCGACGAACGGCTCGGAACAGGTTTCCGAACAGAGATAGACCGGGCGGCCTTCGCCCAGCACCTGCAAGAGGAAAGTCACCGCCTCGTGGTCGAACCGCGCGCGGGACGGATCGAAGCCCGACGTATCGGCGGGACGCGCAGCCAGTCCGAGGGCAGCGGCAATCGTCGCAGTGACGGCGCGAAAGCGTGCAGTGAGCTCGGCGGCGATTTCCACCGGAAAGGAGTTTCCCGGAACCATCACCTCGTCGACATCGACAACGAGCGGACGGCCTTTCGCACGCAGCGGATCGCGAAGGGCGTCGCTGCCGCCCTCTTCAACCCGATCTGGAACGCTGGCTCGCATGCGCGCGGTCTTCCGGTGGCCCCCTCCCCATTGTCCCGGGCGTTCCCTAATTTCGGGTGAACTGAGGGGGCGCCCGGCAGACCGTGCCGAATCCCATTGCGCAAACGCCGTCGCGGCTTCGATGAGGGGGCGCCCATGGCGCGCATTGAGCGCAGCCGGGCGGAAAATGGCGATCCCGGGAAGACTCGAACTTCCGACCTACGGTTTAGGAAACCGTCGCTCTATCCGGCTGAGCTACGGGACCGCGAACCCGCCGCGAAGCATGCGGGCGTCGCCATCCCATAGCAGAGGAGCCGAGTGATCGCCAGCCCGCGTGCATCGCGCACGCGAAGTTGCGCCGGGTTCGACGCTGCGCGTTACGCCACCTGCCGGGCCGGATTGGCGGCGGCATTCGCAGCGCCGGTCCGGCGCGCCGGCAGAAACTCGATCGCCTCATCCTTCAGCGAGCCGAAGCGCAGCGTCATGATATCGAGCGCATAGTTCTGGTACAGCCGCCACGGCCGGCGCGAGCCCTGTTTGGGGAACCTGGCGGCGGCGCGCTGGATATAGCCCGAGGAGAAATCCACCCAGGGCAGTTCGGTCACGGTCGGATCGTTGCGCCGCGGCGTCACTTGCGCGTAGCCATTCGCCTTCATGTGGTTGAGCATGCGGCAGACGTATTGGCAGGTCAGGTCGCATTTCAGCGTCCAGGATGCGTTGGTATAACCGAAGGCAGCAGCAAGGTTCGGCACGCCCGAATACATCAGCCCCTTGTAGTTCATGGTCTTCGACAGATCGACCGGCGCGCCGTCGACCTTGATCTCGAGCCCGCCGAGCACCTGCAGATCGAGGCCGGTCGCGGTCACCACCACGTCGGCGTCGAGCGCATTGCCGCTCTTGAGCTTGATGCCCCCACGCGTGAAGGTCTCGATCTGGTCGGTGACCACGGACGATCCGCCGTCGCGCAACGATTGAAACAGATCGCCGTTCGGCACCAGGCAGAGCCGCTGATCCCACGGATTGTAGCTCGGCGTGAAATGGGTGGCGACGTCGTAATCGGGGCCGAGCGCATGGCGCACGCCGCCGAGGATCAGCTTCTTGACGCGCTCCGGATCGCGCTTGCAGAGCCGGTAGAAATACATGCCGAACAGCACGTTCTTCCAGCGCGTGAGGCCGTAGGCGAGTTTTGCCGGCAGCCGCGCCCGCAGCCAGTTGGCGACCTTGTCCTCGTCCG
This Bradyrhizobium sp. CCBAU 53421 DNA region includes the following protein-coding sequences:
- a CDS encoding FAD-binding oxidoreductase is translated as MPAAALPKRATAPSNPGETRLSGWGNYPKLSTELLAPQTPGDARGQLLARSGVIARGAGRAYGDAAIGTQATISSRGLNRMRSFDAATAQLTVEAGVTIADILAAFEPRGFFLKVVPGTKFVTVGGAIAADVHGKNHHRDGGFGTIVCSFRLALPGGEIVSCSRSENAALFAATLGGMGLTGMILDATLQLLPIETAWLRQDTRVAGNLDAAIDQLESNASSTYSVAWIDCLARGAALGRSLVYLAEHATRRDMEMLRPDLEAFPSLRASRLSVPELFPGWLLNRTSMRAFNELYFRRGAAHQGKQRLVHWHPYFFPLDAISDWNRIYGRRGFVQYQCVIPLKHARRVLADILDRVSRRGDASFLAVLKQLGDGGGPMSFPLRGYTLTMDFPISDTLFAFLDELDALVVDAGGRLYLAKDARQSRATFESGYPGLAALRDIRQQTGAATRLASHLSARLGI
- a CDS encoding NAD(P)/FAD-dependent oxidoreductase, with the protein product MSAHFDVLIVGAGLSGIGAGYHLQTNCPDRSYAILEGRDCIGGTWDLFRYPGIRSDSDMYTLGYSFRPWTEPKAIADGPSILNYVRETARMYGIDKKIRFNHRVVRADWSSADSQWTVEVERGPEKTVERLTCNFLFMCSGYYKYEHGYTPDFPGIADFAGRVVHPQKWTDDIDYAGKKVVVIGSGATAVTLVPEMAKTAAHVTMLQRSPTYVVARPDEDKVANWLRARLPAKLAYGLTRWKNVLFGMYFYRLCKRDPERVKKLILGGVRHALGPDYDVATHFTPSYNPWDQRLCLVPNGDLFQSLRDGGSSVVTDQIETFTRGGIKLKSGNALDADVVVTATGLDLQVLGGLEIKVDGAPVDLSKTMNYKGLMYSGVPNLAAAFGYTNASWTLKCDLTCQYVCRMLNHMKANGYAQVTPRRNDPTVTELPWVDFSSGYIQRAAARFPKQGSRRPWRLYQNYALDIMTLRFGSLKDEAIEFLPARRTGAANAAANPARQVA
- a CDS encoding UbiA family prenyltransferase produces the protein MRASVPDRVEEGGSDALRDPLRAKGRPLVVDVDEVMVPGNSFPVEIAAELTARFRAVTATIAAALGLAARPADTSGFDPSRARFDHEAVTFLLQVLGEGRPVYLCSETCSEPFVGAVAQHLGVFTAWAAAPDARSPAQNEDLPPVLLQGFDYIGREAVTLPGFASRVARPARSAPAAPAPAGVRSWLKLLRVHQYAKNALVLVPLLTAHKFAPGSAATSLLAVVAFSLCASAAYILNDILDVEADRAHPAKRSRPIASGAIAASQAAAAMALALVTAFAIALSISVGFGGVLLGYFALTTSYSLWLKRIAIVDVVVLATLYTVRVIGGAVAISVPMSEWLLAFSLFIFMSLALVKRHIELAGQPDGAVLAARGYRIEDKSMVAILAAASGFNAVVIFTLYISSDTVRALYSHPQLLWVCCPILMYWIGRVMLFAQRGLIDDDPVMFALRDRASWAALGAIGVIMLAAI